A genomic region of Dreissena polymorpha isolate Duluth1 chromosome 4, UMN_Dpol_1.0, whole genome shotgun sequence contains the following coding sequences:
- the LOC127877945 gene encoding uncharacterized protein LOC127877945, giving the protein MAYKIPSRPFCDSHTSSVAIAMCKSHQEFLCTHCLVGGVHNTCGNLIEIRSKGPIYEDMLIDLSMLRKHAEHKLSARENVEKEIEYERENVVFQINQYLEKLNEALQTMKSETESSMEQYITKDTEFLKTEIKTLSNVLESLDDAITTLFEADAQQTTANKDEERPITHAQFQGMLVKKQQAQKMAAYMTDPDHAVLRYELVRPLQDIIIGRRKLFGKVSLNAA; this is encoded by the coding sequence ATGGCCTACAAGATACCATCACGCCCATTCTGCGACTCCCATACGTCTTCCGTTGCCATAGCGATGTGCAAAAGTCACCAAGAATTCTTGTGCACACATTGCCTTGTGGGTGGTGTCCATAACACATGTGGTAACCTAATCGAAATTCGCTCTAAGGGCCCAATCTATGAAGACATGCTGATTGATCTATCGATGCTAAGGAAGCACGCGGAACACAAGCTGTCCGCTCGAGAAAACGTGGAAAAAGAGATTGAGTATGAAAGGGAGAATGTAGTCTTTCAAATAAACCAGTATCTAGAAAAATTAAATGAAGCACTGCAAACCATGAAGAGCGAAACTGAGTCAAGTATGGAGCAATACATCACTAAAGACACAGAGTTtcttaaaactgaaataaaaacgcTGTCGAACGTTCTTGAAAGCCTCGATGATGCTATAACGACACTGTTCGAGGCTGATGCGCAGCAAACGACGGCGAATAAAGATGAAGAGAGACCCATCACGCATGCGCAATTCCAAGGAATGCTTGTTAAGAAGCAACAAGCTCAGAAAATGGCGGCATACATGACCGATCCGGACCACGCCGTGTTAAGGTACGAACTTGTTCGGCCACTGCAAGACATTATCATTGGGAGACGAAAGCTCTTCGGAAAGGTGTCACTCAACGCAGCATAA